A window of Methanolobus sediminis contains these coding sequences:
- a CDS encoding methyltransferase domain-containing protein, with protein MARKKQFKTEMISDKDGIRFATPEPVAEYRAKRLQCKTIADISCGIGGQALFFAKYCDFVYAIEIDPKKIAFAKKNAKIMGVDNIEFIVGDALSSEVIAKLPQLDVVFSDPARPPTEKERSIDNLSPSIPEVMKAYADISPNFAFEAPPQLSPEKIPFDCEREYMSLEGKLNRLNLYFGELKKADVSAVALPGSNIIRKTGAIEPAIKVKETALYAYEPEECVTKAGLLEQLVAELKKESKDIAIFDIDDKRTLLSSNSEIENSLFKNRYRKLLVTDTDFSQINSYLKKNSFGKVIVRAAIEPERYWDVRNELENGLNGERKAHLFLKEGKTILFEVLDH; from the coding sequence ATGGCACGTAAAAAGCAATTCAAAACAGAAATGATATCCGACAAGGATGGTATAAGATTTGCAACTCCTGAGCCTGTTGCTGAGTACAGGGCAAAGAGGCTGCAATGCAAAACAATTGCTGACATCAGTTGCGGCATTGGTGGTCAGGCCCTATTTTTTGCTAAATACTGTGATTTTGTCTATGCTATTGAAATTGACCCTAAGAAAATAGCATTTGCAAAAAAGAATGCTAAGATAATGGGTGTTGATAACATAGAATTCATTGTAGGTGATGCACTCTCTTCAGAAGTCATTGCAAAGTTACCGCAGTTGGATGTTGTCTTTTCAGATCCTGCAAGACCGCCTACCGAAAAGGAGAGAAGCATTGACAACCTCAGTCCTTCTATCCCTGAAGTGATGAAAGCTTATGCGGACATTTCCCCAAACTTTGCTTTTGAAGCACCTCCACAATTATCTCCAGAGAAAATACCGTTTGACTGTGAAAGAGAATACATGTCCCTTGAAGGAAAGCTTAACCGCCTTAACCTCTATTTTGGAGAACTGAAAAAAGCAGATGTTTCTGCTGTCGCGCTTCCGGGAAGCAATATTATCAGGAAAACAGGAGCTATCGAACCTGCAATTAAAGTAAAGGAAACAGCTCTTTACGCATATGAGCCAGAGGAATGTGTCACCAAGGCAGGTCTGCTTGAACAGCTTGTGGCAGAGCTTAAAAAAGAATCAAAGGATATTGCTATCTTTGATATTGACGATAAAAGAACACTTCTCAGTTCAAACTCTGAAATAGAGAACAGTCTTTTTAAGAATAGATACAGAAAACTGCTTGTTACTGATACTGACTTTTCACAGATCAATTCATACCTTAAGAAGAACTCATTTGGAAAAGTAATTGTCCGGGCAGCCATTGAGCCTGAAAGATACTGGGATGTACGTAATGAACTGGAGAACGGCCTTAATGGCGAAAGAAAGGCACATCTATTTCTAAAAGAAGGAAAAACAATATTGTTTGAAGTGCTGGATCACTGA
- a CDS encoding FlaD/FlaE family flagellar protein codes for MAGFSDKIKKVTSVLSKKNKSNGGGSPFGGDVPPFMQGGPDLGSVPDLAAGMPPVLGGLPGMAPGSPGDSVFPPGMSPPGGPPGMPGQAAPQAAPIDNEMLEENRKKIKEVESKVSKADVTLNMVQRDNEEIRKTVDKIDQSVLELLSLYEIVSNQVNPFVGDSAGSRDTIERFEKTETRLTEMGDMLVLMKNEFDSTAQKLSMSKGISEEAASRLQDFESKMDAFADAMIMMHESIEQLNSKTDELFTRTDSINQNLLDLAETTSAITIRLEDLENRPVPVAGSNVASSKDDENAQDTSTQESEDAEEHAAKKSALPLVRLEFIKADPTSVVVLLNWIEFLMERVGRNNLMDALDYYVDIGWISEDVMSEIMAYARGIDYYVEKPTWRLLPEDHTKSLLFIERLSGRKIDRNMLSSIDREMAKVKHGLEELYGI; via the coding sequence ATGGCCGGATTTAGTGATAAAATCAAAAAAGTTACCTCTGTTCTTTCCAAAAAGAACAAGAGCAATGGAGGGGGCTCTCCGTTTGGTGGTGATGTCCCTCCTTTCATGCAGGGTGGACCTGACCTGGGTTCCGTTCCTGATCTGGCTGCTGGTATGCCACCTGTACTAGGTGGTCTTCCTGGCATGGCTCCAGGTTCGCCCGGAGATTCTGTATTTCCTCCGGGTATGTCTCCTCCCGGCGGTCCGCCGGGTATGCCGGGACAAGCCGCTCCTCAGGCTGCACCTATAGATAATGAGATGCTGGAGGAGAATCGCAAAAAGATCAAGGAAGTTGAGTCTAAAGTATCAAAAGCAGATGTTACTCTCAATATGGTGCAGAGGGACAATGAGGAAATTAGAAAAACGGTTGATAAGATCGACCAGAGTGTCCTTGAATTATTATCCCTGTATGAAATCGTATCCAACCAGGTCAATCCTTTTGTAGGGGATAGTGCAGGTTCCAGGGATACTATTGAGAGATTTGAAAAGACAGAGACCCGTCTCACCGAAATGGGTGATATGCTCGTTCTCATGAAAAATGAGTTTGATTCCACTGCTCAGAAATTAAGTATGTCAAAAGGTATCTCTGAAGAAGCTGCTTCAAGGTTGCAGGATTTTGAATCCAAGATGGATGCATTCGCTGATGCCATGATAATGATGCATGAAAGTATCGAGCAATTAAACTCAAAAACAGACGAATTATTCACACGTACCGATTCCATTAATCAGAATTTGCTTGACCTTGCAGAAACTACATCCGCTATTACTATCAGGCTTGAAGATCTTGAAAATCGCCCAGTTCCAGTTGCAGGTTCAAATGTTGCTTCTTCTAAGGACGATGAAAATGCCCAGGATACAAGTACTCAGGAAAGTGAAGATGCAGAGGAACATGCTGCAAAGAAATCTGCCCTGCCTCTTGTAAGACTTGAGTTCATAAAAGCAGACCCTACCAGTGTAGTTGTCCTGCTTAACTGGATAGAGTTCCTCATGGAAAGAGTTGGAAGAAACAATCTGATGGATGCTCTTGATTATTATGTTGACATTGGCTGGATAAGCGAGGATGTTATGTCAGAGATAATGGCATATGCTCGTGGAATTGACTATTATGTGGAAAAGCCCACATGGCGTCTTTTGCCAGAAGACCATACAAAATCCCTGCTCTTCATTGAAAGGCTCTCAGGCCGCAAGATCGACAGAAACATGCTCAGTTCTATTGACAGGGAAATGGCAAAGGTAAAGCACGGTCTGGAGGAATTGTATGGGATTTGA
- the gvpD gene encoding RAD55 family ATPase, which produces MIPGEVKEFFSSQYGKSLLVKGQPGTGKTTFVFGILDEICPQGNCVYISPRIDKSSDYGNYPWIEGDFNNNEDFLRMLASRIKLIWDSCDTKPIIVVDSIDSLSIATTRSSDWESNKFELERLLFDFSRKVNADLIMITEQADVTSLDYLVDGVVFLEIAEISGRDIRKINLLKIRGVELSQSRYPFTLDSGHFRSFEPFTVSYPEQTQVPRPLSDPEENKISTGIPDFDEILTGGYQKGSFNLFEITSGVGDSFYSLLLPTFINHLKLGRGLLSMPTEGTSVETEKRMISPFTGDDHFQGQFVGFEIRDLKGRIPAYIEPFSGNIYKDMDIFHKAKNEILRQCGSPVLDYIGLDSMEYNYGWENIGSIIGQMASITKTTDNVVLAVTKYGQRISESVAHMATTHWKFENVDRTLVMYGVVPKTGIFVVQMEFVSGYPQVSLIPMK; this is translated from the coding sequence ATGATACCTGGTGAGGTCAAAGAGTTCTTTTCATCCCAGTATGGAAAGTCCCTTCTCGTAAAGGGGCAGCCCGGTACTGGGAAAACCACTTTTGTCTTTGGAATACTGGATGAAATATGCCCCCAAGGCAATTGTGTTTATATTTCACCACGCATTGATAAATCCTCAGATTATGGAAATTATCCCTGGATCGAAGGTGATTTCAACAATAATGAAGATTTCTTGCGTATGCTGGCATCCCGCATAAAATTGATATGGGATTCCTGTGACACTAAACCAATTATTGTTGTTGATTCAATAGATTCCCTGAGCATTGCAACGACGCGTTCTTCGGATTGGGAAAGTAACAAGTTTGAGCTGGAGCGTTTGCTCTTTGATTTTTCACGTAAGGTCAATGCTGATCTGATAATGATCACTGAGCAGGCTGATGTCACATCCCTGGACTATCTTGTGGACGGGGTAGTATTCCTTGAGATAGCAGAAATATCCGGGCGCGACATAAGAAAAATAAACCTGCTCAAGATACGCGGTGTTGAATTATCACAGTCAAGATATCCATTTACGCTTGATAGCGGGCATTTCAGGAGTTTTGAGCCTTTCACGGTTTCATATCCTGAACAAACACAGGTCCCACGTCCCCTTTCTGATCCGGAGGAAAACAAGATATCTACCGGAATACCTGATTTTGACGAGATACTGACCGGAGGGTATCAGAAAGGAAGCTTCAATCTTTTTGAGATCACAAGCGGTGTAGGTGACTCATTTTACAGTTTGCTGCTTCCAACATTCATAAACCATCTAAAGCTTGGTCGCGGTCTTCTCAGTATGCCCACGGAAGGTACAAGTGTTGAAACTGAAAAGCGTATGATATCCCCATTTACCGGGGATGATCACTTCCAGGGTCAATTTGTAGGATTTGAAATTCGTGACCTTAAAGGCAGGATTCCTGCATACATAGAACCATTCTCAGGTAATATCTACAAAGACATGGATATTTTCCACAAGGCTAAGAATGAGATTCTGCGCCAATGCGGCTCACCTGTTCTGGATTACATTGGCCTTGACAGTATGGAGTATAATTACGGATGGGAGAACATTGGTTCTATAATAGGTCAGATGGCATCTATTACTAAGACAACTGATAATGTTGTACTTGCCGTTACAAAATATGGCCAGAGAATTAGCGAGTCTGTGGCGCATATGGCCACAACTCACTGGAAGTTTGAAAACGTTGACAGGACCCTTGTTATGTATGGGGTAGTACCAAAAACCGGTATTTTCGTGGTTCAGATGGAATTTGTTTCAGGTTATCCGCAGGTTAGCCTCATTCCTATGAAATAA
- a CDS encoding response regulator transcription factor, with product MCPKIMVVDDEPDTIDLVKLILESEDIEVVGAKSGFECLESIEEERPDAILLDIMMPDMNGWETFHKIKEKEPALPVAMLTVKSQEFDKMLGLHVLKADDYITKPFSRKELIQRTKELLEMKLQ from the coding sequence ATGTGTCCCAAAATCATGGTCGTGGATGATGAACCAGATACCATTGACCTTGTAAAATTGATACTGGAATCCGAGGATATAGAAGTCGTCGGAGCAAAGAGTGGATTTGAATGTCTCGAATCAATTGAAGAGGAACGACCTGATGCTATTCTACTTGATATCATGATGCCTGATATGAATGGCTGGGAAACTTTCCATAAGATCAAAGAAAAAGAACCAGCTCTTCCGGTTGCCATGCTCACAGTAAAGAGCCAAGAATTTGACAAGATGCTTGGTCTGCATGTTCTTAAGGCAGACGACTATATCACAAAGCCTTTCAGCAGAAAAGAGCTAATCCAGAGAACAAAAGAATTACTGGAAATGAAACTTCAGTGA
- a CDS encoding response regulator, with protein MNAQTQEILSSLRTELSRKNTLFLAPVDSFIERLVYFFVSDILKEESERTVVWLCLNSSRDKILSRFEDFGFDINYEGKMFFIDIDVPGKEHHDDTFYCSSVADYTKMASHVSNIFQNHQNSVLILDNMNVLASDTMQVVENFVQFIEKKVAENDGSIVSMLSRNILPSETEVLITSFFDVVIDITNVGEIHAEIGMKDFDFRYSVEEGSIEFEPMQKKIKRDRLKILIVDDEPDIPELLKLSLISEPYDFIVAHNGEDAIDMTLKELPDLILLDIMMPDMDGYEVVENLKKSKAASDIPVIMISAKTAIEDKVKGMELGIDDYISKPFDKREVKARIKMVMRRLGWVEEE; from the coding sequence ATGAATGCTCAAACACAGGAAATCCTTTCATCCCTCAGAACAGAGCTGTCCCGGAAAAATACATTGTTCCTTGCTCCTGTGGATAGTTTCATTGAGAGGCTTGTCTATTTTTTTGTATCGGACATACTGAAAGAAGAGTCTGAAAGGACTGTAGTGTGGCTATGCCTCAATTCTTCCAGGGATAAAATATTGTCAAGATTCGAGGATTTTGGATTTGACATCAATTATGAAGGAAAAATGTTTTTCATAGACATTGATGTACCGGGTAAGGAGCACCATGATGACACATTCTATTGCAGTTCTGTTGCGGATTATACAAAGATGGCATCCCACGTCTCGAATATCTTTCAGAATCATCAGAACTCAGTGTTAATTCTAGACAATATGAACGTGCTTGCAAGTGACACAATGCAAGTAGTTGAGAATTTTGTCCAGTTCATAGAAAAGAAAGTAGCAGAGAATGATGGCAGCATCGTTTCCATGCTTTCAAGGAATATTCTGCCTTCTGAGACGGAGGTCCTTATAACTTCATTCTTTGATGTAGTGATCGATATCACCAATGTAGGCGAGATTCATGCTGAGATTGGTATGAAGGACTTTGATTTCAGGTATTCGGTGGAAGAGGGTTCTATTGAATTTGAGCCCATGCAAAAGAAAATCAAGCGTGACAGGCTTAAGATTCTCATTGTTGATGATGAGCCTGACATACCTGAGCTTCTCAAACTGTCTCTCATTAGTGAACCCTACGACTTCATTGTAGCTCACAACGGGGAAGATGCCATAGATATGACACTTAAAGAGCTTCCCGATCTTATACTTCTGGATATCATGATGCCTGATATGGATGGCTACGAAGTGGTGGAGAATCTTAAAAAGAGTAAAGCTGCAAGTGATATTCCTGTAATTATGATCTCAGCTAAGACCGCTATTGAAGATAAGGTCAAAGGTATGGAGCTTGGGATTGATGATTATATTTCCAAACCATTTGACAAGAGAGAGGTCAAAGCAAGGATAAAGATGGTAATGCGTCGTCTAGGATGGGTTGAAGAGGAATGA